The DNA window AATCCAGAGAATGGCCTGGAACGGCCGCGCGCCGTCGCATTCATCGACGAGGCGCTGTGCATCGGCTGCACGCTGTGCATCCAGGCCTGCCCGGTCGACGCGATCATGGGCGCGGCCAAGCAGATGCACACCATCGTTCCCGAGCTGTGCACGGGCTGCGACCTGTGCGTGAAGCCATGCCCGGTGGACTGCATCGTGATGTATCCGGTGACGGAATCCACGGGCTGGCACGCCTGGTCGCAGCCCGACGCCGATGCCGCGCGCGACCGCCACGATTTCCGCATTGCGCGCCTGAAGCGCGAGCGCGACGAAAACGATGCACGGCTGGCCGCGAAGGCGCAGGCCAAGATGGAGGCCGTCAACAACCTGGCGCCCGAGAACGATGCCGAGCTGGCCGAGAAGGAACGCAAGCGGGCGATCATCGCCGCCGCGATGGAACGCGCGCGCCTGAAGGCCGAAGCCGCAAAGGCCGCGGCCGCTGCCCAGGAAAACAAACCCGAACAATGAATGCAGCCAAACGCCACGAAATCTTTCGCCGCCTGCGCGAAGCCAACCCGCACCCCACCACCGAGCTCGAATACACGACGCCGTTCGAATTGCTGATCGCCGTGCTGCTGTCGGCCCAGGCGACGGACGTGGGGGTCAACAAGGCCACCCGCAAGCTGTACCCGGTGGCGAACACGCCGCAGGCGATCCTCGATCTCGGCCTGGACGGGCTGGTCCCGTACA is part of the Pseudoduganella lutea genome and encodes:
- the rsxB gene encoding electron transport complex subunit RsxB; this translates as MTQQKTLADRIEDALPQTQCTKCGYAGCRPYAEAIAAGEARINQCPPGGHEGIVRLSAVTGHPVIPLNPENGLERPRAVAFIDEALCIGCTLCIQACPVDAIMGAAKQMHTIVPELCTGCDLCVKPCPVDCIVMYPVTESTGWHAWSQPDADAARDRHDFRIARLKRERDENDARLAAKAQAKMEAVNNLAPENDAELAEKERKRAIIAAAMERARLKAEAAKAAAAAQENKPEQ